In Apium graveolens cultivar Ventura chromosome 10, ASM990537v1, whole genome shotgun sequence, the following are encoded in one genomic region:
- the LOC141691357 gene encoding uncharacterized protein LOC141691357, whose amino-acid sequence MVISWILNSVSTDIRNSIVYMNSAHLIWKDLETRYLQSNLPKLFNLRKDISQITQGSLTIASYYTKFKTLSDELDSLSARPRCTCTHYTCNVNTDSDQYECTIHLTQFLMGLSEQFTSVRGQILLMKPVPTLSQCYSILLQEETQRDVQ is encoded by the coding sequence ATGGTAATCTCTTGGATCTTAAATTCTGTTTCAACTGATATACGCAATAGTATAGTTTATATGAACTCTGCTCATCTTATCTGGAAAGATCTTGAGACTCGATATTTACAAAGTAATTTGCCAAAATTGTTTAATCTGCGAAAAGATATCTCTCAAATTACTCAAGGTTCACTTACAATTGCATCATACTATACAAAATTCAAGACTCTAAGTGATGAACTGGATAGCTTATCTGCTAGACCTAGGTGTACTTGTACACACTATACGTGCAATGTTAACACGGACTCAGATcaatatgaatgcacaattcATTTAACACAATTTCTTATGGGATTAAGTGAACAATTCACCTCTGTTAGAGGTCAGATATTGCTGATGAAACCTGTACCTACCCTCAGTCAATGTTACTCTATTCTATTGCAAGAAGAGACTCAGAGAGATGTTCAATAG
- the LOC141691358 gene encoding uncharacterized protein LOC141691358 gives MEDYTYRVPGKLRETKHGAYTPQMVSIGPFHKQKAEFHAMEELKWLYMLAFVDRAKMQTKEFSALYVCGKNILEVEEKARAWYAEDIDLDKHQFVEMLLIDGCFILELFYRCKKINTQKFEDEFLQGPPESRVPFESPAGNFTMVQTLKHDLMLLENQIPDFVLQKLFDLVSSPNTTSDGSGTNPHMSLEDYVFWFFNSVPMLRLNYLKAPKNKKDEYTVSEQAQGNQQAQGKQQAHDKVNKDALIAGDFFCVSSRFLQGVSIANHVFDKISTPERSYAAATSGSLTASVIDANHPYYLHPSDNTGMLLTTVVLNSRTTHSGINP, from the exons ATGGAGGATTA TACTTATCGAGTTCCTGGTAAACTCAGAGAAACGAAACACGGAGCATACACGCCTCAAATGGTATCTATCGGTCCTTTTCATAAACAAAAGGCTGAGTTCCATGCTATGGAGGAGCTCAAATGGTTATACATGTTAGCTTTTGTTGATCGGGCAAAAATGCAGACTAAAGAGTTTTCGGCCTTGTATGTGTGTGGAAAAAATATATTAGAAGTGGAAGAGAAGGCCAGGGCGTGGTATGCTGAAGATATCGATTTAGACAAACATCAATTCGTGGAGATGTTACTTATTGACGGTTGTTTTATTCTTGAACTCTTTTACAGGTGCAAGAAAATAAATACACAAAAATTTGAAGATGAATTTCTACAAGGTCCCCCTGAAAGCCGAGTCCCATTTGAATCGCCTGCAGGTAATTTTACAATGGTGCAAACTTTGAAACATGATTTGATGCTACTAGAGAACCAAATACCGGATTTTGTTCTGCAAAAACTTTTTGATTTAGTATCAAGTCCGAACACTACATCTGATGGAAGTGGAACAAATCCACACATGTCACTAGAAGATTACGTCTTCTGGTTTTTCAATTCTGTTCCCATGTTGCGTTTGAACTACTTAAAGGCTCCCAAAAATAAGAAAGATG AATATACAGTCTCAGAACAGGCCCAAGGTAATCAGCAAGCCCAAGGAAAGCAACAGGCCCATGACAAAGTCAACAAAGATGCA TTGATTGCTGGTGATTTCTTCTGTGTTTCTTCAAGATTTCTTCAAGGTGTTAGTATTGCTAATCACGTGTTTGATAAAATATCAACACCAGAACGATCCTATGCTGCAGCTACAAGCGGCAGTCTTACTGCATCCGTGATTGATGCAAATCATCCCTACTATCTTCATCCATCAGACAATACTGGAATGTTGCTAACTACAGTTGTGCTAAATAGCAGAACTACTCACAGTGGAATCAATCCATGA
- the LOC141691359 gene encoding uncharacterized protein LOC141691359: MNPSEVDKWLHEMEKIFEFLGSTDEQKVSLASYQLQGSAYDWWLMEKRHVEGNEEGAAQTYTWETSKESFQDKYFPRTIRVKLERDFTRLEQGEKQTFSEYEAEFAHLAMYAPSLVADEVSRARRFEEGLRSEIKRHVSAFELSSYKMVLNKALVVERGLMVEDGRKDFESKKRAEPTSGFNENESSRKFNKRENFNRQNSGSKLSCSRCGRNHLDKDCRLNTGACFSCGESGHKIAECPKRDTSKDKGNRSIGTLSALGPNYGRVFKLPTEPNTN, from the coding sequence ATGAATCCTTCAGAAGTGGATAAGTGGCTGCATGAGATGGAGAAGATTTTTGAGTTTTTAGGGAGTACAGACGAACAAAAAGTCAGTTTGGCAAGCTACCAACTACAAGGGAGTGCCTATGATTGGTGGCTTATGGAGAAAAGGCATGTTGAAGGTAACGAGGAAGGAGCTGCCCAAACATACACTTGGGAAACTTCTAAGGAGTCATTTCAGGACAAGTATTTTCCTAGAACGATTCGGGTTAAGTTGGAGCGTGATTTTACAAGGTTGGAGCAAGGAGAAAAGCAAACTTTCTCAGAATATGAAGCTGAATTTGCCCATTTAGCCATGTATGCACCATCTTTGGTTGCAGACGAGGTTAGTAGGGCACGTAGGTTTGAAGAGGGGCTACGAAGTGAGATAAAGAGGCATGTGTCAGCATTTGAACTAAGTAGTTATAAGATGGTGTTGAACAAAGCTTTAGTAGTGGAGAGAGGATTGATGGTAGAGGACGGAAGGAAAGATTTTGAGTCTAAGAAGAGAGCTGAGCCTACAAGTGGATTTAATGAGAATGAATCATCGAGGAAGTTCAATAAACGAGAAAATTTTAATCGACAGAATTCCGGATCTAAGCTTTCTTGTTCTAGATGTGGAAGAAATCACTTGGATAAGGATTGTCGTTTGAACACTGGAGCCTGCTTTAGCTGTGGGGAGTCTGGGCATAAGATTGCAGAGTGTCCAAAACGCGATACTTCAAAGGACAAGGGCAATAGGAGCATTGGCACTCTATCCGCGCTTGGACCAAACTATGGACGCGTGTTTAAGCTTCCTACAGAGCCAAACACAAATTAA